The following proteins come from a genomic window of Paenibacillus sp. CAA11:
- a CDS encoding Tex family protein, giving the protein MLSLVEQEVLNQEEQAVNQAQEQERIVKQIAKELSLAPKQVRTTIGLLDEGNTIPFIARYRKEMTGELDENQLRNIEERSNYLRGLEDRKREVIRIIDEQGKLTTELAESIKVAEKLQEVEDLYRPYRQKRKTRASVAKEKGLEPLAEWVFSQPSKGDPLEEAARYVNEEKGVESPEAALQGAMDILAERLADEAQIRAWVRRYTLDHGMIASEAKDAEQESVYEMYYSYRELAKKMPPHRILAINRGERENVLKIGLEVPAEPVHSYIAKQVIKGRSVTETVLQSIIEDAYKRLIAPSIEREVRGELTEKAEAQAITIFSANLRSLLLQAPIKGKRVLGVDPAYRTGCKLAAVDDTGKLLEVAVTYPTPPNNKKREAAAKFHELINKYDIELIVIGNGTASRETEQFVAEVIAESPKKGLAYLIVSEAGASVYSASKLAQEEFPDLDVAERSAVSIARRLQDPLAELVKIDPKAIGVGQYQHDVSQKHLEESLKAVVESAVNHVGVDVNTASPSLLSYVAGVNATLAKNIVKFREENGKFKNRKQLQKVPRLGAKTYEQCVGFLRITEGEDMLDRTPIHPESYDVVKRLFEELDIDLRQLGSKELGERLAALNPEELAPKLGVGVPTLRDILDSLQRPGRDPREELPLPIFRTDVLKIEDLVPGMELQGTVRNVIDFGAFVDIGIKSDGLVHISQLSSGYVKHPMDVVSVGDVVTVWVLNVDLKKGRVGLTMLPPKSSTSASQS; this is encoded by the coding sequence ATGTTGTCATTGGTAGAACAAGAAGTGTTGAACCAGGAAGAACAAGCGGTGAATCAAGCTCAGGAGCAGGAGCGCATCGTTAAGCAGATTGCTAAGGAGCTGAGTCTTGCTCCCAAGCAGGTGCGCACCACCATCGGCCTGCTGGACGAAGGGAATACGATTCCTTTTATCGCTAGATACCGGAAGGAAATGACCGGAGAGCTGGACGAGAACCAGCTTCGAAATATAGAAGAGCGCTCGAATTACTTGCGTGGCCTTGAAGACCGCAAACGAGAAGTAATTCGAATCATCGACGAGCAGGGGAAGTTAACCACGGAGCTTGCCGAATCGATTAAAGTCGCTGAGAAGCTTCAAGAAGTGGAGGACCTATATCGTCCTTACCGGCAGAAGCGGAAGACGCGGGCTAGTGTTGCCAAGGAGAAGGGGCTTGAGCCGCTTGCTGAGTGGGTGTTTAGTCAGCCGTCTAAGGGGGATCCTCTTGAGGAGGCAGCTCGCTATGTGAACGAAGAGAAAGGCGTTGAATCCCCCGAGGCAGCTCTGCAGGGGGCGATGGATATTTTGGCCGAGAGATTGGCAGATGAAGCTCAAATTCGTGCATGGGTTCGCCGTTATACGCTAGATCACGGTATGATTGCTTCCGAAGCTAAGGATGCTGAGCAGGAATCCGTCTATGAAATGTACTACAGCTACCGGGAGCTGGCCAAGAAGATGCCTCCCCATCGTATTCTGGCCATTAACCGGGGGGAACGGGAAAATGTACTCAAGATCGGCTTGGAGGTTCCGGCTGAGCCTGTACACAGCTACATAGCCAAGCAGGTCATCAAGGGACGCTCCGTGACAGAGACGGTGCTACAGTCGATCATTGAAGACGCCTATAAGCGTCTGATTGCCCCTTCGATTGAGCGTGAGGTTCGGGGTGAGCTTACAGAGAAGGCGGAAGCTCAGGCAATTACAATCTTCTCAGCGAATCTGAGAAGCCTGCTGCTGCAGGCTCCTATTAAAGGCAAACGGGTGCTTGGTGTAGACCCGGCTTACCGGACGGGCTGTAAGCTTGCGGCGGTAGATGATACCGGGAAGCTGCTGGAAGTTGCAGTGACTTACCCGACGCCGCCGAATAACAAGAAGCGGGAAGCGGCCGCCAAATTCCATGAGCTGATTAATAAGTACGATATTGAGCTCATTGTGATCGGGAACGGTACGGCATCTCGCGAGACCGAACAATTCGTGGCAGAGGTTATCGCCGAGAGCCCGAAGAAAGGTCTGGCTTATCTGATCGTCAGCGAAGCGGGAGCCAGCGTCTACTCCGCATCGAAGCTGGCCCAGGAGGAATTCCCGGATCTGGACGTTGCAGAGCGGAGCGCTGTCTCCATTGCGCGGCGATTGCAGGATCCGCTCGCAGAGCTGGTGAAGATCGATCCAAAGGCTATTGGCGTTGGGCAGTACCAGCATGACGTATCCCAGAAGCATCTGGAGGAGAGTCTTAAGGCTGTGGTAGAATCGGCCGTTAACCATGTCGGGGTAGATGTGAACACTGCATCTCCGTCTTTGCTCTCCTATGTTGCCGGAGTGAACGCAACCCTTGCCAAGAACATTGTGAAGTTCCGTGAAGAGAACGGGAAGTTCAAGAACCGGAAGCAGCTTCAGAAGGTGCCTCGGCTGGGTGCCAAGACGTATGAACAATGCGTCGGCTTCTTGAGAATCACGGAAGGCGAGGATATGCTGGACCGGACTCCGATTCACCCGGAGTCGTATGATGTGGTCAAGCGACTCTTTGAAGAGCTTGACATAGATCTTCGGCAGCTGGGCTCGAAGGAGCTTGGGGAGCGCCTCGCAGCCCTTAATCCGGAAGAGCTGGCGCCAAAGCTCGGCGTAGGGGTGCCAACCCTGCGCGATATTCTGGACAGCTTGCAGCGTCCAGGACGAGATCCGCGCGAAGAGCTGCCGCTCCCGATCTTCCGCACGGATGTGCTGAAGATTGAGGACTTAGTTCCGGGAATGGAACTACAAGGCACGGTACGGAATGTAATTGACTTCGGGGCGTTTGTTGATATTGGCATTAAGAGCGACGGACTGGTGCATATCTCGCAGCTTAGCAGCGGTTATGTAAAGCATCCGATGGATGTAGTGTCTGTCGGGGATGTTGTAACCGTCTGGGTGCTGAATGTTGATTTGAAGAAAGGGCGCGTTGGCTTGACCATGCTCCCGCCTAAGAGCAGCACTTCAGCAAGCCAATCATAA
- a CDS encoding alpha/beta fold hydrolase, producing MGYYVTVDQGVKLFVEDIHPGGSKTILFIHGWPLSHQQFEYQYNVLPAMGYRCIGYDWRGFGHSDKPYTGYDYDRLSDDLRALIHELRLDNLTLVGHSTGAAIAARYVARYNGFGISKLVLVDGALPTGFSAATAKQLLEETYSDRPNMWRSTIGNFFFQQISEAFRDWFSQLGYQAAGYSTAAIIRTLRDSNLTADLQMIRVPTLIIHGTHDKVIPFAQALEVQKLISNAQLIPFHYSGHGPFYEERDHFNHVLSQFID from the coding sequence ATGGGATATTATGTTACGGTTGACCAAGGCGTAAAGCTATTTGTAGAAGACATTCATCCAGGCGGTTCCAAAACAATCCTGTTTATTCATGGATGGCCGCTGAGCCATCAGCAATTTGAGTATCAGTATAATGTGCTTCCGGCCATGGGTTATCGCTGCATCGGTTATGACTGGCGAGGCTTCGGCCACTCCGACAAACCCTACACAGGCTACGATTACGACAGGTTATCTGATGACCTAAGAGCGCTGATCCATGAATTGCGCCTAGACAACTTAACCTTGGTAGGACACTCTACGGGAGCCGCGATCGCGGCAAGATATGTCGCCCGCTATAACGGATTCGGCATTTCTAAGCTGGTGCTGGTAGATGGAGCGCTCCCTACAGGATTTAGCGCAGCTACAGCCAAACAATTGTTGGAGGAGACGTACAGTGACCGCCCGAATATGTGGCGAAGCACCATCGGCAACTTCTTTTTCCAACAAATCTCCGAAGCCTTCAGAGACTGGTTCTCGCAGCTCGGCTATCAAGCAGCAGGCTATTCCACTGCGGCTATTATCAGGACGCTTAGAGATTCCAACCTTACGGCTGACCTTCAAATGATCCGCGTACCCACCCTGATTATCCATGGTACTCATGACAAAGTCATTCCGTTTGCCCAAGCGCTGGAGGTTCAGAAGCTCATAAGTAATGCCCAGCTTATACCGTTTCATTATAGTGGTCATGGGCCGTTCTATGAGGAGCGTGATCACTTCAATCATGTATTATCCCAATTTATAGATTAA
- the cmpA gene encoding cortex morphogenetic protein CmpA — protein MPKWLCNQMMRAFYKKDRRQVRLLNDCWFFYYNRRSDTQDAEGL, from the coding sequence TTGCCTAAATGGCTGTGCAATCAGATGATGCGTGCCTTCTACAAGAAGGACCGCAGACAAGTCCGACTGCTGAACGATTGCTGGTTCTTCTACTATAACCGCAGGTCCGATACTCAAGATGCCGAAGGCCTCTAA
- a CDS encoding hydrolase/acyltransferase — protein sequence MPNMRYCIMQLDNELLYIEMPADYAYQLSALNLRLNKEISKLTAEQVPSLPLAVAECEKLDLLRETDSVIQGLDYINELERAFSSIQESSYPLISLLTEIRALQAQLEQWYEEEAEGLLH from the coding sequence ATGCCGAACATGCGATATTGTATTATGCAGCTGGACAATGAGCTTCTTTATATTGAAATGCCAGCAGACTACGCTTATCAGCTCAGCGCGCTGAACCTGCGTCTGAACAAGGAAATTTCCAAGCTTACTGCAGAGCAGGTGCCTTCTCTGCCTCTGGCAGTAGCTGAGTGCGAGAAGCTCGATCTTCTTCGTGAGACGGACAGCGTAATTCAGGGTCTGGATTATATTAATGAACTGGAAAGGGCCTTCTCCTCCATTCAAGAGAGCAGCTACCCGCTGATCTCCCTGCTAACCGAAATCCGCGCCCTCCAGGCCCAACTGGAGCAGTGGTACGAGGAGGAGGCAGAAGGTCTCCTTCATTAG
- a CDS encoding SprT family protein — translation MSNDELQAWIEEISLRSFGVPFLHQASFNARLRSTGGRYFMKSHNIEINPHQLEAYGKEETEKIIKHELCHYHLHLRGRGYQHRDPEFKALLRQVGGSRYCQRLPEAKARQPLPYKYKLTCQSCAAEYLRKRRVDPSRYRCGRCAGRLKLSEL, via the coding sequence ATGAGTAATGATGAGCTCCAGGCTTGGATTGAGGAAATTTCACTGCGTTCCTTCGGCGTACCCTTTCTCCATCAGGCAAGCTTTAATGCAAGGCTGCGTTCGACTGGAGGACGATACTTTATGAAGAGCCATAATATTGAGATCAATCCTCATCAACTGGAGGCCTATGGCAAAGAGGAGACGGAGAAGATCATCAAGCACGAGCTGTGTCATTATCATCTGCATTTGCGGGGACGAGGATACCAGCACAGAGACCCGGAATTTAAAGCCCTGCTTCGGCAGGTGGGAGGAAGTCGCTATTGCCAGAGACTGCCGGAAGCCAAAGCCAGACAGCCGCTCCCTTATAAATATAAGCTGACCTGTCAAAGCTGTGCTGCGGAATATCTTCGTAAGCGCAGGGTAGATCCAAGCCGCTACCGCTGCGGCAGATGTGCTGGGAGGCTGAAGCTAAGCGAGCTTTAG
- a CDS encoding helix-turn-helix domain-containing protein: MHSIYERIEQLIKLNGMTKKRFCEQLGISTGNLGDWKRGKSTPSSNKLIEIAAFFDVSLDWLMLGKERRAQQVKEPQGYYVPNLAALDQANLTPEEEAFILEYIEFVHYRKRTKNGEKPESN; encoded by the coding sequence ATGCATTCAATCTACGAACGAATTGAACAGCTTATTAAGCTTAATGGCATGACCAAGAAAAGGTTCTGCGAGCAGCTTGGAATCAGCACTGGCAACTTAGGCGATTGGAAACGGGGAAAATCGACCCCGAGCTCGAATAAATTGATTGAAATTGCTGCTTTCTTTGACGTTAGTCTGGATTGGCTGATGCTCGGCAAGGAGAGAAGGGCTCAACAGGTTAAGGAACCGCAGGGATATTATGTGCCGAATCTGGCAGCTTTAGACCAAGCGAATCTGACACCGGAAGAAGAGGCCTTTATTTTGGAATACATAGAATTTGTGCATTACCGCAAACGAACTAAGAATGGAGAAAAGCCTGAGTCGAATTAA
- a CDS encoding Nramp family divalent metal transporter: MDNFQEEGSAPHMKGWRTNSAQPSLPESHRSLHIPHTGSGLKKFLAFVGPGYMVAVGYMDPGNWATDIEGGSRFGYTLLSVILISNLMAILLQHLAGKLGIVTGKDLAQATRDHYSKPVAIALWILCELAITATDLAEVIGSAIALNLLFGLPLLYGVIVTAFDVLLILLLQNKGFRSLEIFVIVLIATIGICFGVDLILAKPHFGDLLLGYVPSAEIITNPGMLYVAIGILGATVMPHNLYLHSSIIQTRNYNNDEKGKRQAIKFMTWDSTIALTLALFINSAILIVSAATFNKAGMTTVSDIGDAYHLLTPLVGTTLGSVMFAVALLASGQNSTLTGTLAGQIVMEGFVNIRLKPWLRRLITRLIAIIPAVIVTILYGEKGTQELLVFSQVILSLQLPFAVVPLVRFTSDKNKMGQFANKLWIKILAWVITIIIILLNIFLIVQTFSG; encoded by the coding sequence ATGGATAACTTCCAAGAAGAAGGATCAGCTCCCCACATGAAGGGATGGAGAACGAACTCGGCACAACCTTCACTGCCAGAGTCACATCGCTCTCTTCACATTCCTCATACGGGATCTGGTCTTAAGAAATTTTTAGCCTTTGTAGGTCCGGGCTATATGGTTGCTGTCGGCTATATGGATCCAGGCAACTGGGCTACAGATATTGAAGGTGGATCTCGCTTCGGCTATACCCTGCTCTCCGTGATACTCATCTCCAACTTGATGGCCATTCTGCTCCAGCATTTAGCCGGCAAGCTTGGTATTGTGACCGGAAAAGATTTGGCTCAGGCCACGCGCGACCACTACTCGAAGCCTGTTGCTATCGCGCTTTGGATCTTGTGTGAGCTAGCGATCACAGCCACCGATTTGGCGGAAGTGATCGGCTCGGCAATTGCACTTAACCTGTTGTTCGGGCTCCCGTTATTATACGGTGTAATTGTTACAGCCTTTGATGTTCTTCTGATTCTGCTGCTTCAGAACAAAGGCTTCCGGTCCCTTGAGATTTTTGTAATTGTACTCATTGCAACCATCGGAATCTGCTTCGGGGTTGACCTCATTCTCGCCAAACCGCATTTCGGGGATTTATTACTGGGGTATGTGCCATCTGCTGAGATTATTACTAACCCAGGCATGCTGTATGTGGCGATAGGGATTTTGGGCGCGACGGTCATGCCGCATAATTTATACTTGCATTCCTCCATCATCCAGACTCGAAATTACAATAATGACGAGAAAGGAAAGCGGCAAGCAATCAAGTTTATGACATGGGATTCCACCATTGCACTGACCCTCGCTCTCTTCATTAACTCCGCGATTCTAATCGTATCTGCGGCGACCTTCAACAAAGCGGGTATGACTACGGTCTCTGACATTGGGGATGCTTATCATTTGCTTACACCGCTCGTAGGCACCACACTTGGGAGCGTCATGTTTGCCGTTGCGCTGTTAGCCTCGGGCCAGAACTCCACACTTACCGGGACTTTGGCCGGTCAGATCGTGATGGAGGGCTTTGTAAATATCCGCCTGAAGCCATGGCTGCGCCGTCTGATCACCCGGCTGATTGCTATCATTCCAGCTGTCATTGTCACTATCCTTTACGGGGAAAAAGGGACACAGGAGCTTCTGGTGTTCAGCCAGGTCATTCTATCCCTTCAGCTGCCATTTGCTGTAGTGCCGCTTGTACGCTTTACTAGCGATAAAAACAAGATGGGACAGTTCGCTAACAAGCTATGGATCAAAATCCTAGCCTGGGTGATCACAATCATCATCATCCTGCTTAACATTTTCCTCATCGTTCAAACCTTCTCAGGCTGA
- a CDS encoding organic hydroperoxide resistance protein, producing MEALYTATATVKGGRTGSVESSDGVLKHTLSMPKELGGSGGDGTNPEQLFAAGYGACFESALANVARKEKIKTDGTVVTSHVTIGKDESDGGFQLSVQLDVKIPGVDKAQAQELLHKAHEFCPYSKATRGNIVVKLNAVE from the coding sequence ATGGAAGCATTATATACTGCAACAGCAACGGTAAAAGGAGGACGCACTGGCTCGGTGGAATCCTCGGACGGTGTCTTAAAACATACGTTAAGTATGCCCAAAGAACTTGGGGGATCTGGCGGAGACGGCACTAATCCGGAGCAGCTTTTTGCAGCAGGCTATGGAGCGTGCTTTGAGAGCGCGCTTGCGAACGTGGCCCGCAAAGAGAAGATTAAGACGGATGGAACGGTCGTAACGAGCCATGTGACTATCGGCAAGGACGAATCCGATGGCGGCTTTCAGCTATCTGTGCAGCTGGATGTGAAAATACCTGGGGTAGACAAGGCTCAAGCTCAGGAGCTTCTGCATAAAGCTCATGAATTCTGCCCATACTCCAAAGCTACACGCGGCAACATTGTGGTGAAATTGAACGCTGTCGAGTAA
- a CDS encoding thiol-disulfide oxidoreductase DCC family protein: MKPHGRFDAQAEHAIVLIDGVCHLCQGLTRFIIRHDLPGYFRFASLQSPVGRQILAQQGLTSVPEIPDTIIVIENGQVYVRSEAVVRIAMQLSMPWKLAAVLRFFPRSWRDRAYRYIARNRYRFFGRDDTCMVPTQELKERFLDLGEPR; encoded by the coding sequence GTGAAGCCGCATGGAAGGTTTGATGCACAGGCCGAACATGCAATTGTGCTTATTGATGGAGTATGTCATCTATGCCAGGGGTTAACCCGTTTCATCATCAGGCATGATCTGCCAGGTTATTTTCGCTTTGCCTCACTTCAGTCTCCGGTTGGCAGACAGATTCTTGCTCAGCAGGGTCTCACATCTGTGCCTGAAATTCCGGATACGATCATCGTGATAGAGAATGGGCAGGTATACGTTCGTTCTGAGGCGGTGGTGAGGATTGCGATGCAGCTTTCAATGCCGTGGAAGCTGGCGGCTGTTTTGCGTTTCTTTCCAAGAAGCTGGCGCGACCGAGCTTATCGTTACATTGCCCGTAACCGATATCGCTTCTTTGGCCGTGATGATACTTGTATGGTGCCCACGCAAGAGCTGAAGGAGCGCTTTTTGGATCTTGGGGAGCCCCGTTAA
- a CDS encoding CpaF family protein, translated as MLESEFKALRTGIRSGLDVTSSYSDAELIAYIENYLRREQALSDLTAGEKRRLVRRMYDSFRGLDLLQPLVDDRSVTEIMINSHEEIFIEREGKVEQVALAFESRDRLEDIIQTIVAGVNRVVNESSPIVDARLKDGSRVNIVLPPVALKGPTMTIRKFPEKPMTMQELVEREALSGEAAEFLKKLVASKYNIFVSGGTGSGKTTFLNALSQYIPSDERVITIEDSAELQIVTVPNLVSLETRNTNTEGRGEITVRDLIRSSLRMRPNRIVVGEVRGREALDMLQAMNTGHDGSLSTGHSNSTKDMVSRLETMVLSGADLPIQVVRQQISSAIDIFVHLARLRDRSRRVMEISEVTGLSQGEVIIQPLYVFEEAGEQEGRICGRLRRTDQQLQHTAKLRMAGYPEEEGGERYC; from the coding sequence GTGCTGGAGTCCGAATTTAAAGCGCTTCGGACCGGAATTCGGTCCGGGCTGGATGTTACATCCTCCTATAGTGACGCGGAGCTCATAGCATATATTGAGAACTATTTGCGAAGAGAACAGGCGCTGAGTGACCTGACAGCCGGAGAGAAGCGCAGGCTTGTCCGACGGATGTATGATTCGTTCCGTGGGCTCGATCTGCTTCAGCCGTTAGTAGATGACCGCTCTGTAACGGAGATTATGATCAATAGCCATGAGGAGATTTTTATTGAGCGGGAGGGGAAGGTCGAACAAGTGGCTCTGGCCTTTGAGTCCAGGGATCGGCTGGAGGATATTATTCAGACTATTGTAGCTGGGGTGAACCGTGTAGTGAATGAATCTTCGCCTATCGTAGATGCCCGTCTGAAGGACGGGTCACGGGTGAATATCGTTCTCCCCCCTGTTGCCCTGAAGGGGCCGACGATGACGATTCGCAAGTTTCCGGAGAAACCGATGACTATGCAGGAGCTGGTTGAGCGTGAAGCGTTAAGCGGGGAGGCAGCAGAGTTTCTGAAGAAGCTGGTTGCAAGTAAATACAATATTTTTGTGAGCGGCGGAACTGGCTCCGGGAAGACGACCTTTCTGAACGCCCTGTCTCAATATATCCCGTCCGATGAACGGGTGATTACAATCGAAGACTCCGCGGAGCTGCAGATCGTGACCGTTCCGAATCTTGTCTCCCTGGAGACGAGGAATACGAATACCGAAGGACGGGGTGAGATTACGGTACGGGATCTCATCCGCTCATCTCTGCGCATGCGTCCAAACCGGATCGTAGTCGGCGAGGTGCGCGGCAGGGAAGCGCTGGATATGCTGCAGGCGATGAATACTGGGCACGATGGATCACTTTCAACTGGGCATTCAAACAGCACCAAGGACATGGTTAGTCGGCTTGAGACTATGGTACTCAGCGGTGCAGATCTTCCGATTCAAGTTGTTCGTCAGCAGATAAGCTCTGCTATAGATATCTTTGTGCATCTTGCCCGGCTTCGCGATCGCAGTCGCAGGGTCATGGAAATCTCTGAGGTAACCGGTCTTTCTCAAGGAGAAGTGATCATTCAGCCGCTTTATGTTTTTGAGGAGGCCGGGGAGCAGGAAGGCAGGATCTGTGGGCGGCTGCGGAGGACAGATCAGCAGCTGCAGCATACGGCTAAGTTAAGGATGGCCGGATATCCCGAAGAAGAAGGAGGGGAACGATACTGTTGA
- a CDS encoding type II secretion system F family protein — protein MLLKQSPGPKCKNRIRTKSSGESGLPRYDEYVLTPRQRLLTLMAGCACLFGVGYVFFHHCFLSLLLALGGGRVPKYWSRYLLRRRREILGLHFKQALYSLSSSLAAGRSVENGFREAIQDLRMLYPDGNNDMIRELSIIVTRLEYGQPIEEALMDFSRRASNEDINNFADVFVTCKRTGGDLVEVVRRTSNVIGEKLEVSQEIAVLIAQKRLESKLLLGAPIFFLIFMNLTSPDYMKPLYSGGGLIISGVALLLFGLCMLLISKIMDIRV, from the coding sequence ATACTGTTGAAGCAGAGCCCAGGACCAAAGTGTAAGAACCGGATAAGGACTAAGAGCTCCGGTGAATCAGGACTGCCTAGATATGATGAGTACGTGCTGACGCCCCGGCAGCGCCTTCTTACCTTGATGGCTGGCTGTGCTTGCCTGTTTGGAGTAGGCTATGTGTTTTTTCATCATTGTTTCCTGTCCTTGTTATTAGCGTTAGGCGGGGGAAGAGTCCCAAAATACTGGAGCCGGTATTTGCTACGAAGAAGACGGGAGATTCTTGGGCTTCACTTTAAACAGGCGCTGTATTCTTTATCCTCCTCTTTGGCAGCAGGCCGCTCTGTGGAGAATGGATTTCGCGAAGCTATACAGGATCTTCGCATGCTATATCCGGATGGGAACAATGACATGATTCGGGAGCTGAGCATTATTGTAACTCGTTTGGAGTACGGTCAGCCGATTGAGGAGGCGCTCATGGATTTCAGCCGCCGGGCAAGCAACGAGGACATTAACAATTTTGCAGATGTCTTCGTGACCTGCAAGCGCACTGGAGGGGATTTGGTTGAAGTGGTACGGAGGACCTCCAATGTGATTGGAGAGAAGCTGGAAGTCAGCCAGGAGATTGCTGTTCTAATCGCGCAGAAGAGGCTGGAATCCAAACTTCTACTAGGAGCACCAATTTTCTTTTTGATATTTATGAATTTAACATCACCTGACTATATGAAGCCTCTTTACAGTGGAGGAGGACTAATTATATCAGGGGTTGCACTGCTGCTGTTCGGGCTGTGCATGTTGTTAATCTCCAAGATTATGGATATACGCGTCTAG
- a CDS encoding type II secretion system F family protein: MGIWLVLLGVMTGSWLYLFRRSKGKYTAFTVLTMEGVRLQRISPPMLYLLEAIQVSKKFPNFFFKLGRSVRKVYGDWSSGELVLLYLAEMLSYIWLLICSGCILSLLMEGQAIGFVAGTLLAILIPTALISDLHRKVVKREQEVIMELPELLNKLMLLVGAGETVQRAMKQCLQRKKGSESHPLYRELFQMMREWESGYSFQQALEGFSRRCGIQEVSAFSTAVLLNFRRGGNDFTLALRDLSHSLWEKRKAICRTRGEQASSKLLLPMLLLFVIVLMLVGTPAFMMMSL; the protein is encoded by the coding sequence ATGGGTATTTGGCTGGTTCTTCTGGGAGTCATGACAGGGTCTTGGCTGTATCTGTTCCGTCGTTCCAAGGGAAAGTACACGGCATTCACCGTTCTGACTATGGAAGGGGTGAGGCTTCAGAGAATATCACCGCCCATGCTGTATTTGCTTGAAGCTATTCAGGTTTCGAAGAAGTTCCCTAACTTTTTCTTCAAGCTTGGAAGATCGGTGCGCAAGGTATATGGCGATTGGTCCAGTGGAGAGCTCGTTCTGCTGTATTTGGCGGAGATGCTCTCTTACATATGGCTCCTTATATGCAGCGGATGCATCCTTTCCTTGCTGATGGAAGGACAGGCTATAGGGTTTGTAGCAGGTACACTGTTGGCAATATTAATCCCTACTGCGCTCATCAGTGATCTCCATAGAAAGGTGGTGAAGCGAGAACAAGAAGTGATCATGGAGCTACCCGAACTGCTCAACAAGCTGATGCTGCTGGTAGGAGCCGGGGAGACTGTTCAGCGGGCGATGAAGCAGTGCTTGCAGCGCAAGAAAGGCAGTGAGTCTCATCCGCTTTATCGTGAATTGTTCCAGATGATGCGGGAGTGGGAGAGCGGATATTCTTTTCAGCAGGCCTTGGAAGGCTTTAGCCGCAGATGCGGAATTCAGGAGGTATCCGCCTTTTCAACAGCTGTGCTGCTTAATTTCCGCAGAGGGGGCAATGATTTTACGCTGGCGCTCCGGGACTTGTCGCATTCCTTGTGGGAGAAGCGCAAGGCGATATGCCGTACTCGGGGCGAACAGGCTTCATCCAAGCTTTTGCTGCCCATGCTGCTGTTGTTTGTAATTGTGCTGATGTTAGTTGGAACACCTGCTTTTATGATGATGAGTTTATGA
- a CDS encoding Flp1 family type IVb pilin, whose amino-acid sequence MEMKMHISKKYRDFMRDDRGLGMLEMILIIAVIVIIAIIFRDKLKDIVESLLGKAQSKTEKFMDDK is encoded by the coding sequence ATGGAAATGAAGATGCATATTTCAAAGAAATACCGTGATTTTATGAGAGATGATCGGGGGTTGGGGATGCTTGAAATGATTCTGATCATAGCCGTGATCGTTATTATCGCGATTATTTTCAGAGACAAACTGAAGGACATTGTAGAGAGTCTGCTAGGGAAAGCGCAGAGTAAGACTGAGAAGTTTATGGATGATAAATGA
- a CDS encoding TadE family protein — protein sequence MIKFIKDNRGGFTLEASLVMPIVFITLLILMFFCMYLYQNAVLGQLTTVAAERAAFSWNDSHRASRTGGFDVRERDRLYWRIGEDGMLNAILGRDHQDAANRLQLPASADESSSLSLKKLANTAQEIPNPMEGAMVYSHSLMKRTIQAEFTRLVPLLPLERVLGQEPRQAAESVAYAVEPVEWIRSIELARYLGAKFTGSASAGFFSKEDAGKTLDLFGK from the coding sequence ATGATTAAGTTTATTAAAGATAACCGGGGCGGTTTTACTTTGGAAGCTTCATTAGTTATGCCTATTGTGTTTATTACGCTGTTGATCTTGATGTTCTTCTGCATGTATCTCTATCAGAATGCAGTGCTTGGACAGCTGACGACGGTAGCTGCCGAACGAGCGGCATTTTCATGGAATGATAGTCACCGGGCGTCCCGTACAGGAGGCTTCGATGTTCGTGAGCGGGATCGTCTCTACTGGCGAATTGGGGAAGACGGTATGCTTAACGCCATATTAGGCAGAGATCATCAAGACGCAGCCAATCGGCTTCAGCTTCCGGCTTCAGCTGATGAGAGCTCTTCACTCTCCCTGAAGAAGCTAGCGAATACCGCTCAAGAAATTCCAAACCCGATGGAGGGGGCCATGGTTTACTCACACAGTTTGATGAAGCGGACAATTCAGGCTGAATTCACCCGGCTCGTGCCGCTACTTCCACTGGAACGGGTGCTTGGTCAGGAGCCAAGGCAGGCCGCTGAATCTGTAGCTTATGCCGTAGAGCCTGTAGAATGGATTCGCAGTATTGAGCTGGCCCGTTATTTAGGAGCTAAATTCACTGGTTCTGCATCAGCAGGCTTCTTCAGCAAGGAGGATGCAGGGAAGACGCTGGACTTATTCGGCAAGTGA